Proteins from a genomic interval of Mycobacterium conspicuum:
- a CDS encoding DUF4233 domain-containing protein yields MAATLLLEAIVVLLAIPVVGAVGGGLTAVSLGYLIGLAVLLILLTGLQRRPWAIWANLAAQAAALAGFAVYPGVGFIGLLFTGVWALIAYLRSEVRHRQQEDGLSPPE; encoded by the coding sequence ATGGCGGCGACGCTGCTGCTCGAGGCGATCGTGGTGCTGCTCGCGATACCGGTGGTTGGCGCGGTCGGCGGTGGGCTCACCGCGGTGTCGCTGGGGTATCTGATCGGGCTGGCCGTGCTGTTGATCCTGCTCACCGGGCTGCAACGCCGGCCCTGGGCGATCTGGGCGAACCTGGCGGCACAAGCGGCGGCGCTCGCCGGATTCGCCGTGTACCCGGGCGTGGGATTCATCGGTTTGCTGTTCACCGGGGTATGGGCGCTGATCGCCTATCTGAGATCCGAAGTGCGGCACAGGCAGCAAGAAGACGGGCTTTCGCCGCCCGAGTGA
- the ndk gene encoding nucleoside-diphosphate kinase, giving the protein MTERTLVLIKPDGVERRLIGEIIGRIERKGLTISALELRQVSEELASRHYAEHEGKPFFGSLLEFITSGSVVAAIVEGPRAVAAVRQLAGGTDPVEKATPGTIRGDFGLETQFNLVHGSDSAESAQREIALWFPHE; this is encoded by the coding sequence GTGACAGAACGGACCCTGGTGTTGATCAAGCCGGACGGCGTCGAGCGACGGCTGATCGGCGAGATCATCGGCCGTATCGAGCGCAAGGGCCTCACCATCTCGGCCCTCGAGCTCAGGCAGGTGAGCGAGGAGCTGGCCAGCCGGCATTACGCCGAGCACGAAGGCAAACCCTTCTTTGGTTCGCTGCTGGAGTTCATCACCTCAGGATCGGTGGTGGCGGCGATCGTGGAGGGACCGCGGGCCGTCGCGGCGGTGCGTCAACTGGCCGGCGGCACGGACCCCGTGGAAAAGGCCACACCCGGCACGATCCGCGGCGATTTCGGGCTGGAAACCCAGTTCAACCTGGTGCACGGCTCCGACTCGGCCGAGTCGGCCCAGCGCGAGATCGCGCTCTGGTTTCCGCACGAATAG
- a CDS encoding valine--tRNA ligase: MTAASHRPAADLPKSWDPAAQESEIYRRWLEAGYFAADASSAKPAYSIVLPPPNVTGSLHMGHALEHTMMDALTRRKRMQGYEVLWQPGMDHAGIATQSVVEKQLAVDGKTKEDFGRELFVEKVWDWKHESGGAIGGQMRRLGDGVDWSRDRFTMDEGLSQAVRTIFKRLYDAGLIYQAERLVNWSPVLETAISDLEVSYQDVDGELVSFRYGSLDDSQPHIVVATTRVETMLGDTAVAVHPDDDRYRHLVGTTLPHPFIDRQLLVVADEHVDPEFGTGAVKVTPAHDPNDFEIGLRHQLPMISIMDTKGRIVETGTPFDGMDRFDARVAVREALAAQGRVVKEERPYQHSVGHSERSGEPIEPRLSLQWWVRVESLAKAAGDAVRNGDTVIHPASLEPRWFAWVDDMHDWCISRQLWWGHRIPIWYGPNGERVCVGPDETPPDGWEQDPDVLDTWFSSALWPFSTLGWPEKTPELEKFYPTSVLVTGYDILFFWVARMMMFGTFIGGDDAITLDGRRGPQVPFTDVFLHGLIRDESGRKMSKSKGNVIDPLDWVETFGADALRFTLARGASPGGDLAVGEDAVRASRNFVTKLFNATRFALLNGASPAPLPDVADLTDADRWILGRLEEVRAEVDSAFDVYEFSRACEALYHFTWDEFCDWYVELAKVQLAEGVAHTTAVLAAVLDTLLRLLHPVIPFVTEALWQALTAQESLVIADWPQPSGIALDAAAAQRISETQKLVTEIRRFRSDQGLADRQKVPAQLAGGGQLSALVMALTSLTAPGPEFRASASLEIRLGPNSDRTDVVELDTSGTIDVAAERRRLEKDLAAAQKELSSTAAKLDNAEFLAKAPDAVVGKIRDRHRVAQEEIERITARLAALQ; the protein is encoded by the coding sequence GTGACCGCCGCCAGCCACCGCCCCGCCGCCGACCTGCCCAAATCGTGGGACCCGGCGGCGCAGGAGAGCGAGATTTATCGGCGGTGGCTGGAAGCTGGGTATTTCGCCGCGGATGCGTCCAGCGCCAAGCCGGCGTATTCGATCGTGCTGCCCCCGCCGAACGTCACCGGCAGCCTGCACATGGGCCACGCGCTGGAGCACACCATGATGGACGCCCTGACCCGCCGCAAGCGGATGCAGGGTTACGAGGTGCTGTGGCAGCCGGGCATGGACCATGCGGGTATCGCGACGCAGAGCGTGGTGGAAAAGCAGCTCGCCGTCGACGGCAAGACCAAAGAGGACTTCGGCCGTGAGCTGTTCGTCGAAAAGGTGTGGGACTGGAAGCACGAGTCCGGCGGCGCCATCGGCGGCCAGATGCGCCGGCTGGGCGACGGCGTGGACTGGAGCCGCGACCGGTTCACCATGGACGAGGGCCTGTCGCAAGCGGTGCGAACGATCTTCAAAAGGCTCTATGATGCCGGACTGATCTATCAGGCCGAGCGACTGGTCAACTGGTCACCGGTGCTCGAGACGGCGATCTCCGACCTCGAGGTCAGCTACCAAGACGTCGACGGCGAACTGGTGTCGTTTCGGTACGGCTCGCTCGACGATTCGCAACCGCACATCGTGGTGGCCACCACCCGGGTCGAGACGATGCTGGGCGACACCGCGGTCGCGGTGCATCCCGACGACGACCGCTACCGCCACCTGGTCGGCACCACGCTGCCGCACCCGTTCATCGACCGGCAGCTCCTCGTCGTCGCCGACGAACACGTCGACCCCGAATTCGGCACCGGCGCAGTCAAAGTCACGCCCGCTCACGACCCGAATGACTTCGAGATCGGGCTGCGTCATCAGTTGCCGATGATCTCGATCATGGACACCAAGGGCCGAATCGTCGAGACCGGAACGCCATTCGACGGCATGGACCGATTCGATGCCCGGGTCGCGGTGCGCGAGGCCCTTGCCGCGCAGGGCCGCGTCGTCAAGGAGGAACGCCCCTACCAGCACAGCGTCGGACACTCCGAGCGCAGCGGCGAACCGATCGAGCCACGGCTGTCGCTGCAATGGTGGGTGCGGGTGGAATCGCTCGCCAAGGCCGCCGGCGACGCGGTGCGCAACGGGGACACCGTGATTCACCCCGCCAGCCTGGAACCGCGTTGGTTCGCCTGGGTCGACGACATGCACGACTGGTGTATCTCGCGGCAGCTGTGGTGGGGCCACCGCATCCCGATCTGGTACGGGCCCAACGGTGAGCGGGTCTGCGTGGGCCCGGATGAGACGCCGCCGGACGGCTGGGAACAGGACCCCGACGTGCTGGACACCTGGTTTTCGTCTGCGCTGTGGCCGTTCTCCACGCTCGGCTGGCCGGAAAAGACGCCGGAGCTGGAGAAGTTCTATCCGACAAGCGTTTTGGTGACCGGCTACGACATCCTGTTCTTCTGGGTGGCGCGGATGATGATGTTCGGCACCTTCATCGGCGGCGACGACGCGATCACGCTCGACGGCCGCCGCGGACCGCAGGTGCCGTTCACCGACGTGTTCCTGCACGGGCTGATCCGCGACGAGTCCGGTCGAAAGATGAGCAAGTCCAAGGGAAACGTCATCGACCCGCTGGACTGGGTTGAGACGTTCGGCGCCGACGCGCTGCGATTCACGCTGGCCCGCGGTGCCAGCCCCGGCGGCGATCTGGCCGTCGGCGAGGACGCCGTGCGGGCGTCGCGCAATTTCGTCACCAAGCTGTTCAATGCCACCCGGTTCGCGCTGCTCAACGGCGCGAGCCCGGCACCGCTGCCCGATGTCGCCGACCTGACCGACGCTGACCGCTGGATCCTGGGACGACTGGAAGAAGTTCGCGCCGAAGTGGATTCGGCCTTCGACGTTTACGAGTTCAGCCGAGCCTGCGAGGCGCTGTATCACTTCACCTGGGACGAATTCTGCGACTGGTATGTCGAACTCGCGAAGGTGCAACTCGCCGAGGGGGTCGCACACACCACCGCCGTGCTGGCCGCGGTACTCGACACGCTGTTGCGACTGCTGCATCCGGTGATCCCATTCGTCACCGAGGCGCTATGGCAGGCGCTGACCGCGCAGGAGTCGCTGGTGATCGCCGATTGGCCCCAACCATCGGGTATCGCGCTGGATGCCGCTGCCGCGCAACGGATCAGCGAAACGCAGAAGCTGGTCACCGAGATCCGCCGTTTCCGCAGTGACCAGGGTTTGGCCGATCGGCAGAAGGTTCCGGCCCAGTTGGCCGGCGGCGGGCAGCTCAGCGCCCTGGTGATGGCCCTGACCTCGCTGACCGCACCGGGACCCGAGTTCCGCGCGTCGGCGTCCCTGGAGATCCGGCTCGGTCCCAACTCGGACCGCACCGACGTCGTCGAACTCGACACCTCGGGCACCATCGACGTGGCCGCCGAGCGTCGCCGCCTCGAAAAGGACTTGGCCGCAGCGCAAAAGGAGTTGTCGTCGACCGCGGCGAAGCTGGACAACGCGGAGTTTCTGGCCAAGGCGCCGGACGCCGTCGTCGGCAAGATCCGCGACCGCCACCGGGTGGCCCAGGAGGAAATCGAGCGGATCACCGCCAGGCTGGCTGCGCTGCAGTGA
- a CDS encoding Rne/Rng family ribonuclease, protein MVDGAPTSDSSDEPTQHEDLPDRLRVHQLARSLGNTNKEVLDALFQLDGQTRNVHSGVDREDALRVRDMLFARTPMVFPTFYSPAASAEADVADDEPESAPTETATERPAYMPLFVSPQPRRLEEDTDDDAGDDVDDSDAEDDDEQADRPAKSRRRRGRRGRGRGRGEQAGSDGADTDEGERKTGESDVSDDGDESDSDAEDSDSETDAEGDDENGSGEAATKRRRRRRRRKSGSGDDNDEGPSPDDPPNTVVHERAPRSGKSGDGGSGGEIKGIDGSTRLEAKRQRRRDGRDAGRRRPPILTEAEFLARREAVERVMVVRDRVRTEPPHPGARYTQIAVLEDGIVVEHFVTSAASASLVGNIYLGIVQNVLPSMEAAFVDIGRGRNGVLYAGEVNWEAAGLGGSDRKIEQALKPGDYVVVQVSKDPVGHKGARLTTQVSLAGRYLVYVPGASSTGISRKLPDTERQRLKEILREVVPSDAGVIIRTASEGVKEEDIRSDVTRLQERWEQIEAKATETKEKAAGAAVPLYEEPDVLVKVIRDLFNEDFAGLVVSGDEAWNTINEYVNSVAPELVSKMTKYEPAQGPDDHQNGPDVFAVHRIDEQLAKALERKVWLPSGGTLVIDRTEAMTVVDVNTGKFTGSGGNLEQTVTKNNLEAAEEIVRQLRLRDIGGIVVIDFIDMVLESNRDLVLRRLTEALARDRTRHQVSEVTSLGLVQLTRKRLGTGLIEAFSTQCPHCSGRGILMHGDPVDSTAAASGRKSESGGRRGRRSKKKSEESTEQGSGQLQVAKVPAHAPGEHPMFKAMAAGSAGASEAADADEDGTAASGAPVEEAAIETEEPTAAQVSADLEDIDQDDYEDTDEDTDELDDSDDSDDEDELDDEEVDEVDEVDEVDDDEELDDDDEDLDLDDDDDLDLEDESDDDADARMVIDTAPAFERPRRRRAAGRPAGPPIHVD, encoded by the coding sequence GTGGTAGACGGTGCCCCAACTTCAGACTCATCAGACGAGCCGACACAGCATGAGGATCTGCCGGACCGGTTAAGGGTCCACCAGCTGGCCCGATCGTTGGGTAACACCAACAAAGAGGTGCTCGATGCGCTGTTCCAGCTCGACGGGCAGACCCGCAACGTGCATTCCGGCGTGGACCGCGAGGATGCCCTGCGGGTGCGCGACATGCTGTTCGCCCGGACGCCCATGGTGTTTCCGACGTTCTACAGCCCTGCGGCCAGCGCAGAGGCGGACGTGGCGGACGACGAACCCGAATCGGCGCCGACGGAGACCGCGACCGAGCGGCCGGCCTACATGCCGCTGTTCGTTTCCCCGCAACCGCGGCGGTTAGAGGAGGACACCGACGACGACGCCGGCGACGATGTCGACGACTCGGATGCCGAGGACGACGACGAGCAGGCCGATCGGCCGGCCAAGAGCCGGCGGCGTCGCGGCCGGCGGGGCCGCGGCAGGGGCCGTGGCGAGCAGGCCGGATCCGACGGCGCTGACACCGACGAGGGCGAGCGGAAGACCGGCGAATCCGACGTATCCGACGATGGCGACGAGTCGGATTCCGATGCCGAGGACAGCGATTCCGAGACGGACGCCGAAGGCGACGACGAGAACGGCTCGGGGGAGGCCGCTACCAAGCGCCGCCGCCGTCGTCGGCGCCGCAAGTCCGGTTCGGGCGATGACAACGACGAGGGTCCGTCGCCCGACGATCCCCCCAACACCGTGGTTCATGAGCGGGCGCCGCGCTCCGGGAAATCCGGCGATGGCGGCTCCGGCGGCGAGATCAAGGGCATCGATGGCTCGACTCGGCTGGAGGCCAAGCGCCAGCGCCGCCGGGACGGGCGCGACGCCGGACGGCGGCGCCCCCCGATATTGACCGAGGCCGAATTCCTGGCCCGCCGCGAAGCGGTCGAGCGCGTCATGGTGGTGCGCGACCGGGTCCGCACCGAGCCGCCCCACCCGGGTGCGCGATACACCCAGATCGCGGTGCTCGAGGACGGGATCGTCGTCGAGCACTTCGTGACGTCGGCGGCGTCTGCGTCCCTGGTCGGCAACATCTACCTGGGCATCGTGCAGAACGTGCTGCCGTCGATGGAGGCGGCGTTCGTCGACATCGGTCGCGGCCGCAACGGTGTGCTCTATGCCGGTGAGGTCAACTGGGAGGCCGCGGGGCTGGGCGGGTCCGACCGCAAGATCGAACAGGCCCTCAAGCCCGGCGACTACGTCGTGGTCCAGGTCAGCAAGGACCCGGTCGGCCACAAGGGCGCGCGGCTGACCACGCAGGTGTCGCTGGCCGGCCGCTATTTGGTCTACGTGCCGGGGGCGTCGTCGACCGGGATCAGCCGCAAGCTGCCCGACACCGAACGCCAGCGGCTCAAGGAGATCCTGCGCGAGGTGGTGCCGTCCGACGCCGGTGTGATCATCCGCACCGCGTCGGAGGGCGTCAAAGAGGAGGACATCCGCTCCGACGTCACCCGCCTGCAGGAGCGTTGGGAACAGATCGAGGCCAAGGCGACCGAGACCAAGGAGAAGGCCGCGGGCGCCGCGGTGCCGCTCTACGAAGAGCCCGACGTGTTGGTGAAGGTCATCCGTGACCTGTTCAACGAGGACTTCGCCGGCCTTGTCGTTTCCGGTGACGAGGCCTGGAACACGATCAACGAGTACGTGAACTCCGTTGCGCCCGAACTGGTTTCGAAGATGACGAAGTACGAGCCCGCCCAAGGGCCGGACGACCACCAGAACGGGCCGGACGTCTTCGCCGTGCATCGCATCGACGAGCAGTTGGCCAAGGCGCTGGAGCGCAAGGTGTGGCTGCCGTCGGGCGGCACGCTGGTGATCGACCGCACCGAGGCGATGACGGTGGTCGACGTCAACACCGGCAAGTTCACCGGTTCCGGCGGCAACCTCGAGCAGACCGTCACCAAGAACAACCTGGAGGCGGCCGAGGAGATCGTGCGTCAGCTGCGGCTGCGCGACATCGGCGGCATCGTGGTCATCGACTTCATCGACATGGTGCTGGAATCCAACCGCGATCTGGTGCTGCGGCGGCTGACCGAGGCGCTGGCCCGCGACCGCACCCGCCACCAGGTGTCCGAGGTGACGTCGCTGGGCCTGGTGCAGCTGACCCGCAAGCGGCTGGGGACCGGGCTGATCGAGGCGTTCTCGACGCAATGCCCCCATTGCAGCGGCCGCGGAATCCTGATGCACGGGGACCCGGTCGATTCGACCGCGGCGGCGAGCGGGCGCAAGTCCGAGTCCGGCGGCCGGCGGGGCAGGCGGTCGAAGAAGAAATCCGAGGAGTCCACCGAGCAGGGTTCGGGCCAGCTCCAAGTGGCCAAGGTGCCCGCTCACGCTCCCGGCGAGCATCCGATGTTCAAGGCGATGGCCGCGGGCTCAGCTGGGGCTTCGGAGGCGGCCGACGCTGATGAGGACGGCACCGCCGCATCCGGGGCACCGGTCGAGGAAGCCGCCATCGAAACCGAAGAACCGACGGCGGCTCAGGTCTCCGCTGACCTGGAGGACATCGACCAGGACGACTACGAAGACACCGACGAGGACACCGACGAACTCGACGACTCCGACGACTCCGACGACGAGGACGAGCTCGACGACGAGGAGGTCGACGAGGTCGACGAGGTCGACGAGGTCGACGATGACGAGGAGCTCGACGACGACGACGAGGATCTCGACCTGGACGACGACGACGACCTCGACCTTGAGGACGAATCCGACGACGACGCGGACGCCAGGATGGTGATCGATACCGCGCCGGCCTTCGAACGCCCGCGCCGACGGCGCGCGGCGGGCCGGCCGGCGGGCCCGCCGATCCACGTGGACTGA
- a CDS encoding OST-HTH/LOTUS domain-containing protein — protein sequence MDALRALVRGAFEAAKESGRSDWQVMTTAVLKNRILQATAREFDERDYGATSIIDAIRLIPDLVELDTTMRPPRVRLLSGDATDGTKDHPADSQPATSAGRVRPDLWDAVLDYSSPGAFVWDGSKAVRVEADEVGDRPQLPTISAEDMAGWRQAFANQNADHQLNDWAQRGLGTFALPPELRRPWNHFIKSNVLNILSAWFDKQGLELPADTLTSSASKRPSSDHADAEELRRFLLRCVAVMKPSELKAVQIPASVAFRARA from the coding sequence GTGGATGCTCTGCGAGCGTTGGTGCGGGGCGCCTTCGAAGCGGCGAAAGAATCTGGCCGCTCCGACTGGCAAGTTATGACGACCGCAGTCTTAAAGAACCGGATCCTCCAGGCAACAGCGCGGGAGTTCGACGAACGTGACTACGGCGCGACCTCGATCATTGATGCTATTCGCTTGATTCCAGACTTGGTCGAACTCGACACGACGATGCGACCTCCGCGGGTCAGACTGCTCTCTGGCGACGCCACCGACGGGACAAAAGATCACCCGGCCGACAGTCAACCCGCTACGTCGGCGGGAAGGGTAAGGCCTGACCTATGGGATGCGGTGCTCGATTACTCCTCACCCGGGGCGTTCGTATGGGACGGCTCCAAGGCGGTTCGTGTCGAAGCGGATGAGGTGGGCGACAGGCCGCAGCTTCCCACGATTTCGGCGGAGGACATGGCAGGCTGGCGCCAAGCCTTTGCCAATCAAAATGCGGATCATCAACTGAATGATTGGGCCCAACGAGGACTTGGCACCTTCGCGTTGCCCCCCGAACTGCGGAGGCCATGGAATCACTTCATTAAGTCGAATGTCCTAAATATCCTTTCCGCTTGGTTCGACAAACAGGGCCTAGAACTGCCGGCGGATACATTAACTAGTTCTGCGAGTAAGCGCCCATCGTCGGACCATGCAGATGCAGAGGAATTGCGACGATTCTTGTTGCGTTGCGTCGCCGTCATGAAGCCGAGCGAACTTAAGGCCGTGCAGATCCCCGCCTCCGTAGCCTTTCGGGCGAGGGCGTGA
- a CDS encoding DUF5343 domain-containing protein: MAESEGELKKPLPPYIAFKTLTDVIERMESEDIPTRVDPSYLDTYAGGYRSTVITNLQTMGLLNKAGEPTKRLENLVYASEVDRQRLIGEFINDFYTDVFSLGLNSTQSQFLEVFTAAGLKGDTRRKAIAFFMKACAYAGVKVGALWKTPPAVPAGNSTRRKSQQLQNKNNDSATEEPATVPPSAGETVVVDLGTAGQVRVSVTVKWLELDDQRVKMLRDAIKSLKSMEIIRATESKNGSDAEEDAEGVGP, translated from the coding sequence ATGGCCGAGAGCGAGGGAGAGTTAAAGAAGCCATTGCCACCCTACATAGCGTTTAAGACTCTGACTGACGTCATAGAGCGCATGGAGAGCGAGGACATTCCCACGCGTGTGGATCCCAGCTACCTCGATACATACGCCGGGGGTTACCGCTCAACGGTGATCACGAATCTACAGACGATGGGGCTGCTCAACAAAGCGGGCGAGCCAACCAAGCGACTGGAAAATCTGGTCTACGCCAGTGAAGTAGACCGTCAACGCCTGATCGGCGAGTTCATCAACGACTTCTACACCGACGTATTTTCCTTGGGGCTCAACTCAACCCAGTCGCAGTTCCTGGAAGTGTTCACCGCAGCGGGCCTTAAAGGTGATACCCGACGTAAGGCGATTGCTTTCTTCATGAAAGCGTGTGCGTACGCTGGCGTGAAGGTTGGAGCGCTATGGAAAACTCCGCCCGCGGTCCCCGCTGGCAACTCGACTCGTCGCAAGAGCCAGCAATTGCAGAACAAGAACAATGACAGTGCCACCGAGGAACCAGCCACGGTCCCGCCAAGCGCCGGTGAGACTGTTGTGGTTGACCTTGGCACTGCCGGACAAGTGCGAGTATCCGTGACAGTCAAGTGGCTGGAATTAGACGACCAGCGGGTCAAAATGTTGCGAGACGCTATCAAGTCGCTCAAGTCTATGGAAATCATCCGTGCCACCGAGTCGAAAAATGGCTCGGATGCAGAAGAAGACGCTGAAGGAGTCGGTCCATGA
- the folC gene encoding bifunctional tetrahydrofolate synthase/dihydrofolate synthase yields the protein MSFDPYEASPAEDVPTPDEIASLLQVEHLLDQRWPETKIEPSLTRISALLDLLGSPQLAYPSIHVAGTNGKTSVARMIDALVTALQQRTGRTTSPHLQSAVERIAIDGHPISPARYVETYREIEPFVQMVDAQSQADGGPAMSKFEVLTAMAFAAFADAPVDVAVVEVGLGGRWDATNVINAPVAVITPISVDHVEYLGADIAGIAGEKAGIIHRAVEGSPDTVVVIARQVPAAMEVLLAETVRADAAVAREDSEFAVLGRQVAIGGQVLQLQGLGGVYSDVYLPLHGEHQAHNAVVALAAVEAFFGAGAQRQLDVDAVRAGFAAVVSPGRLERLRSAPTVFIDAAHNPAGAAALAQTLADEFDFRTLVGVVSVMADKDIDGILAALEPVFDFVVVTHNGSSRALDVASLALAAEQLFGPDRVVTADNMADAIDAATALVDQEAADVALDTPDGEGFGEDMGEGPVLSGAGIVITGSVVTAGAARTLFGRDPA from the coding sequence GTGAGTTTCGATCCCTATGAGGCGAGTCCGGCTGAGGACGTTCCCACCCCGGACGAGATCGCGTCCCTGCTGCAGGTCGAGCATCTGCTGGACCAACGCTGGCCGGAAACCAAGATCGAGCCGAGCCTGACCCGGATCAGCGCATTGCTGGACCTGCTCGGCTCGCCGCAGCTGGCCTACCCGTCGATCCACGTCGCGGGCACCAACGGCAAAACCTCGGTGGCGCGGATGATCGACGCGCTGGTGACCGCGCTGCAGCAGCGCACCGGCCGGACCACCAGCCCGCACCTGCAGTCGGCCGTGGAACGCATCGCGATCGACGGACACCCGATCAGCCCGGCGCGATACGTCGAGACATACCGCGAGATCGAGCCGTTCGTGCAGATGGTCGACGCGCAATCGCAGGCCGACGGAGGTCCGGCGATGAGCAAGTTCGAGGTCCTCACCGCGATGGCGTTCGCCGCGTTCGCGGATGCGCCCGTCGACGTCGCCGTGGTCGAGGTGGGCCTGGGCGGGCGCTGGGACGCCACCAATGTGATCAACGCCCCGGTGGCCGTCATCACCCCGATCAGCGTCGACCATGTCGAATACCTCGGCGCCGATATCGCCGGGATCGCGGGGGAGAAGGCCGGAATCATCCATCGCGCGGTCGAGGGTTCCCCGGACACCGTCGTGGTCATCGCACGTCAGGTGCCCGCGGCGATGGAGGTGCTGTTGGCCGAGACCGTGCGCGCCGACGCCGCGGTCGCCCGCGAGGATTCCGAGTTCGCGGTGCTGGGCCGGCAGGTTGCGATCGGTGGCCAGGTGCTGCAGCTGCAGGGCCTGGGCGGGGTGTATTCCGACGTCTACCTGCCGCTGCACGGCGAACACCAGGCGCACAACGCGGTGGTGGCGTTGGCCGCCGTCGAGGCGTTCTTTGGCGCCGGAGCCCAGCGACAGCTCGACGTGGACGCCGTTCGGGCCGGCTTCGCCGCCGTCGTCAGCCCCGGCCGACTGGAGCGCCTGCGCAGCGCGCCCACCGTGTTCATCGACGCCGCGCACAACCCGGCCGGCGCGGCCGCGCTGGCGCAGACGCTGGCCGACGAATTCGACTTCCGCACCCTGGTCGGGGTGGTCAGCGTGATGGCGGACAAGGACATCGATGGCATCCTGGCCGCGTTGGAGCCGGTGTTCGATTTCGTCGTCGTGACGCACAACGGGTCGTCGCGGGCGTTGGATGTCGCGTCGCTGGCGTTGGCGGCAGAGCAGCTGTTCGGTCCGGACCGGGTGGTCACCGCCGACAACATGGCCGACGCCATCGACGCCGCCACCGCGCTGGTCGACCAGGAAGCTGCCGATGTCGCCCTCGACACGCCGGATGGGGAGGGCTTCGGGGAGGACATGGGGGAGGGTCCCGTGCTTTCCGGCGCCGGGATCGTCATCACGGGCTCGGTCGTCACGGCCGGGGCCGCCCGCACGCTGTTCGGGCGGGACCCGGCGTGA
- a CDS encoding LysM peptidoglycan-binding domain-containing protein has product MSDTLTEGQKLVRGESIASNNGAYTLTLQDDGNLVLASRGQALWDTSTNGQDVVRAEVQNDGNFVLYAADKPVWHTDTRGKKGVRLVLQDDRNLVLYAADGPAWSTHTETDSPPSPESESGTADAPAVDGTEATGSTEEAPEPARTYTVISGDMLWSIAEHFYGDGHKYQVIADASGVANPDLIYPGQVLTIP; this is encoded by the coding sequence ATGTCGGACACGCTTACCGAAGGACAAAAGCTAGTCCGGGGCGAGTCGATCGCCTCGAACAACGGGGCCTACACGCTCACCCTGCAAGACGACGGCAACCTGGTGCTGGCGTCCCGCGGTCAGGCCCTGTGGGACACGTCGACCAATGGCCAGGACGTGGTCCGCGCCGAAGTGCAGAACGACGGCAACTTCGTCCTCTACGCGGCCGACAAACCCGTCTGGCACACCGACACCAGGGGCAAAAAGGGCGTCAGGCTGGTGCTTCAGGACGACCGCAACCTGGTGCTCTATGCCGCCGACGGACCGGCCTGGTCGACGCACACCGAGACCGACTCCCCGCCGTCGCCCGAATCTGAATCGGGCACCGCCGACGCGCCCGCCGTGGACGGCACCGAAGCCACCGGTTCCACCGAGGAGGCGCCCGAGCCCGCACGGACGTACACCGTCATCTCCGGCGATATGTTGTGGTCCATCGCGGAGCACTTCTACGGCGACGGCCACAAGTACCAGGTGATCGCCGACGCCAGCGGCGTCGCCAACCCGGACCTGATCTACCCGGGGCAGGTTCTCACCATTCCCTGA